The Brassica napus cultivar Da-Ae chromosome C7, Da-Ae, whole genome shotgun sequence genome has a segment encoding these proteins:
- the LOC106408446 gene encoding zinc finger A20 and AN1 domain-containing stress-associated protein 10 — MIHANETEALPCAGGCALFGTRRNNNLCSLCYKKSVLEQLATLKLESKPQPSTVPTRSPTVAVQEPVRKQRCETCHRKLGMTGFSCRCGHMFCGPHRYPEEHSCPFDYKQSGRLALAKQLPLTRADKLHTPSVSN, encoded by the coding sequence ATGATTCATGCCAACGAAACTGAAGCATTACCGTGCGCTGGAGGTTGTGCACTCTTCGGGACACGAAGGAACAATAATCTATGCTCCCTTTGCTACAAAAAGAGTGTCCTTGAACAGTTGGCCACTCTCAAACTTGAGTCCAAGCCCCAGCCATCAACAGTTCCCACAAGAAGTCCAACAGTTGCCGTACAAGAACCGGTTAGAAAACAGAGATGCGAAACGTGTCATAGGAAATTAGGGATGACAGGATTCAGCTGCAGATGCGGACACATGTTTTGTGGGCCACATCGGTATCCCGAGGAGCATTCTTGTCCTTTTGATTACAAACAATCTGGACGCCTCGCATTGGCCAAGCAGTTGCCTTTGACTAGAGCTGATAAGTtgcatactccctccgtttcgaATTAG